ATAAGGGGATATGTCTTTGCCCTACTATGAAACTCTGTAAGAGGTGCATAACCTTGACCAGTTTTAATCAATGCTTCATCGTGTAGCTCCTTCAATACTTTAGCAATCCCGATTTTCTCTTCCTCTGGTGCCTCTAATCGGAATAGCCAGACATAGTCCTTGGCATACCGACTAGTGTCTGGATAGTATATAGTGTTTTTGATGGGGTCAACCAATATTACTACTAGGTTTGAGAGTATAAGGGATTTACCAATTTCTTTACCAGTTACATAGCTTACTACTTTCTCTGAGTATCCAGTTGGCGATACTATGCCTATAACAATGAATTTAGAATCATCATGGAGTGCCTCCTCAACATATTCTCTAATTATATTTAGAAACTCAGAGAGGGAGAGAGCTTCATTGTCATAGCCTAAAGACTTTAGTTTATCGTGTCGTATATAATAAACTAGATTTATCTCTATAGATCTCCTCCTAGAGAATATCCCTCCCTTAACAAGTCTAGCAAAACCTATCCTTATAGCATATCCATTCTGTATATGTGGTGTAATAGCTCTATCTGTCCATTTATCAACATCTATTCTACCCCATGGAGTTACAAGCTCTCTAATCTGTTCAATTTTATCTCTAAATCTACCTGCATGTATAACTAAGATACTCTCAATATCTTCATAGCTAACAAAGTTTCCCTCCACCCTACCCTGAAGAGCATTCTGTAAACCCTCAAGCTTCTCCCTTAATGAATTAATCTCTGTAGCCTTTAAAGATAGTTCCTCCTCAAGAATACGTATCTTCTTCTCATAATCTTCTCTCAAACTCTTCAGCCTAGCAACCTCAGCCTCTAGAGCTTCTCTTGCAGCTGATAACTCTCTTTCTCTCTCAGCTATTTTTGAAAGCTGTTCCTCTTTATTCTTCAGCTCTTCAGCAAGTTTATTAACCTCCTCAACCTTCTTATTCCATTCGCTTAACAGCTCCTCATATCTTCTTCTAACATCCTCATATCTAGTCCTAATATTTTCAAGCTCCTTTAATAGCATCTCTTTGCTGGACACCTCCTTCTCTATCTTCTCACTAAGCATTCTTATAGTCTCTAGCAACGATGAACGTTCTCTCTCTAGAAACTCAAACTTTTCTTCCATCTCCCTAAGTCTATTCTGAAAAGCCTCACGATAAATCTTCTCAAACTTCTCTCTAACCTCAGCACTATCAAGAAGCATATCTTCATACTCCTTAAAGACTCTATTAAGCCATGCAGGTCTCTTCTCTATAAGTTTTATAAATGCTTCTTTAATATTATCAAATATCTCTCTATAAACACTTTGGAATGCAATTATAAGAGATTCTCTAATATCTAGATTATTTCTCCAAACCTCCATTAGCTCTACAAAATTAATATATCCCTCCCTAAGAGCCTCTTTAACTAGTGTAAATACTGTACCTTTTTCAGCTACAATATACTCCACAATATTATCTATACTAACATCTCTAAGTATGAAATACTTTTCTAATCCCCTCAATGCATTCTTTTCATCACTAGTAAATCTACAGTAGCCCAACTTCCCCAGCTCATCATGTGGATATCCAGTCTCCTCTAGAGCTACACATACCTTTAGAAATGCTAAAGTTATAGAAGCCTCAAAATATCTATATAGCTCACTAGGAATTTCATTTATACATCTAGTCTGTAAAGTCTTGCGAATCTCTTCAAGCTCTTTGTAGTATTCAAGAAGTTCTCCATGATACAAACCCTTTAGATCTCTTAAACCCCTATTAAGAACCTTCCTCTTTATAGGATCGAGAATAAGATGACACTGTATACTCAAGGCTCATACCTCATCCTACATACTTCTATATTCTACATATAGGATCCTATATATAAGTATTTCGTTTATCCATATATAGATTCTCTAACACATTGATAAGACTGATCGTTCTGATAACAGTGGTATTCCTGATAAAAATTTTAATATATCTAACTAAATTACCTATTTAGAGGTGTTGTTATGACTGTAGGTATTGTTGGTGGAAGAGGAACAGGTAAATCTGTTTTCGTA
Above is a genomic segment from Ignisphaera aggregans DSM 17230 containing:
- a CDS encoding hypothetical protein (KEGG: tga:TGAM_0987 hypothetical protein~SPTR: B7R0M8 Trichohyalin, putative); its protein translation is MSIQCHLILDPIKRKVLNRGLRDLKGLYHGELLEYYKELEEIRKTLQTRCINEIPSELYRYFEASITLAFLKVCVALEETGYPHDELGKLGYCRFTSDEKNALRGLEKYFILRDVSIDNIVEYIVAEKGTVFTLVKEALREGYINFVELMEVWRNNLDIRESLIIAFQSVYREIFDNIKEAFIKLIEKRPAWLNRVFKEYEDMLLDSAEVREKFEKIYREAFQNRLREMEEKFEFLERERSSLLETIRMLSEKIEKEVSSKEMLLKELENIRTRYEDVRRRYEELLSEWNKKVEEVNKLAEELKNKEEQLSKIAERERELSAAREALEAEVARLKSLREDYEKKIRILEEELSLKATEINSLREKLEGLQNALQGRVEGNFVSYEDIESILVIHAGRFRDKIEQIRELVTPWGRIDVDKWTDRAITPHIQNGYAIRIGFARLVKGGIFSRRRSIEINLVYYIRHDKLKSLGYDNEALSLSEFLNIIREYVEEALHDDSKFIVIGIVSPTGYSEKVVSYVTGKEIGKSLILSNLVVILVDPIKNTIYYPDTSRYAKDYVWLFRLEAPEEEKIGIAKVLKELHDEALIKTGQGYAPLTEFHSRAKTYPLIARLRVLNKLMECGDIEIKKIDRNPYILFKRVPTQWCIH